A genomic region of Desulfomonile tiedjei contains the following coding sequences:
- a CDS encoding NADH-quinone reductase, whose protein sequence is MGSGSFKKDKEIEIPFGVPVDEAWAKNTDNYAVYEKPDPDIRVKPESVTLDPRKTTGTLKFKEALNTSAEYIVDVKDIVSDGKAIGSREFLVKKGQAQILFGLLLGAMLINNFVFTQYLGLCIFFGVSQKKDTAIGMGITFTVVMFLSAIMCWALYTFFLEVLHLDFLKIIVFIGMVAIFVQAMDTILRKVNPFLFKKLGVYLVLITTNCIILAVPLLNVDTSRGPVGSMTFGLGAGVGFALALFLMACVREKLEVSRVPLMFKGLPIAFIVTGLFALAFLGFSGLAIF, encoded by the coding sequence ATGGGCAGCGGATCATTCAAGAAAGACAAAGAAATAGAAATACCCTTCGGTGTTCCAGTTGACGAGGCTTGGGCCAAGAACACGGACAACTACGCAGTATATGAGAAGCCGGATCCGGACATTCGTGTAAAGCCGGAGTCGGTAACTCTGGATCCAAGAAAGACCACCGGGACGCTCAAGTTCAAGGAAGCCCTAAATACTTCCGCCGAATACATAGTCGACGTCAAAGACATAGTTTCAGACGGCAAGGCCATCGGCTCGCGGGAGTTTTTGGTAAAGAAGGGGCAAGCTCAGATTCTTTTCGGCCTTCTTCTCGGCGCGATGCTCATAAACAACTTCGTTTTTACGCAGTACCTTGGATTGTGCATCTTCTTCGGAGTTTCCCAGAAGAAGGACACAGCCATCGGAATGGGTATTACCTTTACTGTGGTAATGTTCCTCAGCGCGATCATGTGCTGGGCCTTGTACACCTTCTTCCTGGAGGTGTTGCACCTGGACTTTCTCAAGATCATCGTGTTCATCGGAATGGTGGCTATATTTGTGCAGGCCATGGACACGATCCTGAGGAAAGTGAACCCTTTCTTGTTCAAGAAGCTGGGCGTGTACCTCGTGTTGATAACCACCAACTGCATCATTCTGGCCGTGCCTCTTCTGAACGTGGATACCAGCCGCGGACCTGTCGGTAGTATGACCTTTGGCCTGGGCGCGGGGGTTGGATTCGCACTGGCGTTGTTCCTTATGGCCTGCGTCAGGGAGAAGCTGGAAGTGTCCCGTGTGCCCTTAATGTTCAAAGGGCTCCCGATTGCATTCATAGTCACCGGGCTTTTTGCGCTGGCTTTTCTGGGCTTCTCGGGGCTTGCGATCTTCTAG